The nucleotide window TAAGGATGAAACTGTTCTTTCGTGAAATTGGTCTGGTGTCGAGAATATATTATGTGGACTTTACCATGTCTTATGATTATTATGATGCAATGAGATTAAAGCTATGCCTCTATTAAGATCCCAAAATGCCTTGAAACAAGAACATATATATACGGTATGTGTTGTTGTTATCCAATACAGCTATGTTTATGACTAAACTAGAGTTCACAAttccatttttaaaatttttgcctTCTTAACtatcaaaatatcattttgttttctaattaaaatttaaagtagtTTTAATGTACAATGATCCAAAGTAGGGTTGCTAATATTGTCATAATACTTGCCTTAGCtactaagataatattttagCCCTCTATGATATGTGtatgtttttaagttttctCTATAAATATCTTTGTGAATATAGCTCATTACTTtgcatttgaaaatttcatgCCTTAACATATGAATGCATTAATTAATGGATTCCTTCGTTAAGAATATAAGTTATTGTTTTGATTATCAATTGCCTTTTAAGGAAACGTGCACTTTTTGTGATGATAATCCGTGTTAGCACAATCTCTTTTTCCTTAGTCTTCtctgaatttatttataatctgtGCTTATTAGCTCTTTTGTTTTGACCAATGTGTCTTGGGACATGGTTTCTAGACTTTCAGGCTGTCTTGGGAGAATTATTCTTCGCCTTTGATTCTGAAAACCTATGCATGCCTTGTCTATTTCACCCTTGGTGATACATAGACAAGATGGGATGAATTGATTGGTTtccatttataatttgataatactTCACACTGAATGAAGTTTCAATCATTCTTTGGCTAATATTCTGTTTAGTCTACTTATGGTATGTGTCAACTAAAAGTAAAATGTTTTGACTGATTTATGTTCTACTCAATTTTACGTTTGTTTCAAATAAGGTTCTTTATGCCATCAGTGTGTAAAAGTTCACTCCACATATTGTCTTCAATGTAGTGATAGATGTGTGTGGCTATTTTTGTCCTAGCTCTATTAATAAATGGTTAATGGCTTACTGTTTCAGCAAGGCCTAGAGTTCAGtttgacatttaattaaataacagtACTTTATTTGTTAGAGTTTCTGAGTTTTAACtgtattttgtttctttctctatGCGATTGGGGAATTTCTATATGCATCTATCTCATAAGGGCTCTGATGCACtgcttttgtttgttttgtagtACTTCTGGGTGCCCTTTTGGAGAGGGATGCCATTTCTTGCATTATGTTCCCGGTGGTTTTAAAGCTGTGTCTCAAATGCTGAACCTTAGTGGAACCCCTGCTCTTTCTCCAGCGGCTAGAAACTCTCAAGTCCCACCATCGTTTCCAGACGGCTCATCTCCTCCAGCTGTGAAAACCCGTTTGTGCAACAAATACAACACGGCTGACGGCTGCAAGTTCGGTGATAAATGCCATTTTGCTCATGGTGAGTGGGAGCTTGGCAGGCCAACTGCTCCATCGTATGAAGACCCTCGTTCTATGGGACCCATGGGTGGCAGGATGGGAGGTCGGGTTGAACATCCTCCACAAAGTCTTGGAGCTGCAGCTAGTTTTGGGGCCTCAGCCACGGCTAAGATCAGCATTGATGCAAAGCTTGCTGGAGCCATCATAGGCAAAAATGGTGTGAACTCCAAACAAATCTGTCGCCTCACTGGAGCCAAACTTTCGATTAGAGACCATGAAACAGATCCCAACTTGAGGAACATTGAGCTGGAGGGTACATTTGACCAGATCAAACAAGCCAGTGCGATGGTTCGTGAGTTAATTGTAAATGTCGGTTCTGGCTCTGGACCTACAATGAAGTCAAATTCCTCGGCTCAGTCAAACAACTTCAAGACGAAGCTCTGTGATAACTTTGCAAAAGGTTCTTGTACCTTTGGCGACAGATGTCACTTTGCCCACGGAGCTGAAGAATTACGCAAATCGGTGATATGAGGGTTGATGATGCCCATGGTCTgattttctttatgtttatcCCCTGTTTTTAGGACTATTAATTGCTGTTATAGCTTATTGTATTTGGCTTGTTTATgattaagtttttgtttttccGGATGCAGAGACGGACAAAATGACATATGCACAAgaatttaggtttttcatttaAAGATTTAGTGAGATGGCCTTTGGCAATTCCTTGTACAACTCTTCTAATTGAAAATGCCCGTCTTTGCAGGACATTATTATATGAAACTTTTATTTCAGGCATGTCAATAAACTTTacgtttgattttctttttccatttaatatttagaaataatacGAATTgagagttattaaattaatcaatactGTTGTATTGAATTTCAGATCAGAGAGGTTTTCATTCCATTTATTTATAGGGTTTACTGACATTACATTCTCTTGCAAATAAAGAAAGTTGTTCGAATGTTATGCATAGAAAATCACCGAGTTGCTAAACGATATTTATCACCTCATACTCATGGCAAATTCTGAGAGGTGATTGCTTGGAGACCGGCCTCTCTTCAGACCACAGTTCCAAATTGACTCTGGCTGGTCCCCAGTGGATGTAACACTTGTAAACTTCCTCGGCGTTAAATCGATTCACAAGCCCCAAACCGACACGCCCATCCACTAAAGTCCATTTGCCTGGAATGAAAATCACAATAAAACCAAAATGAATCAATGATAAATAAAAGGGCAAAGAGACAAAAATGAACAGAAATGGATCCAGTTTAGTCCTAGTTTAAAATTTCTCCAAGCTATTGTCAATGTTCATCCATCTGTTGGCTCAGTTTATTGATTCTCAAATCTAAATGGTCCGGCAAATATTCTTTTTcaagttaaagaaaatatagagaGTATCACCGTTGGGCAGAAGGTCTCCTTCAAAAAACTGGTCCGCAGATTCTGGCCACACTTCATGCTTAGACCCATTGACGGAGGTAAATGAGACAAAAGATTCTGTGGGATGCATAAGGTTGAACGTTGGGTGGACTCTTATGCATATCAGCCTGTACACAAAATACGTTGTTGAAGGTATGCATGATGCGAATGAAATAACCAAAGTGGAGAGTTGAATATATTACTAAATGATTCAGAATTAGCGTTTTTACCAGTAAACAttacaaagatttaaaaaaaaaagaaaagaaaaaggagcaTACCTTGAAAATCCACCAGATCCGGCACCTACTTTGAGAGCTCTAATGCTAGAATCAATTTGAAAGACCGTCGGATTATTTTTAGGCATGGTTATCTTCCGCTCAAGAACCAGCCCACCACCGATATCAAGTCCTAATAGAAGTGATTTCTCCTCTCCAACATCATCATGCACAAGATCCCTCCTACAGAAACATAAAACAACAGAAAGTATATAACATCTGGATTAAGCATACTGCTATTAGCTTGATTTTCTCCACCGTCAGCTAAATAAAACAAACACGTCTTAGGGATATAGTTACCAACACATACAAAAGGATAACTCTATCACAAATATCTCTATGCAGTTCCACTTAAGCCAAAATGTTTGTAGTATAGAGCTCATTCTTTATTTACATGGACAATTGCTACGACATCGTATTTACAAATCCATAAACGACAAACGACACGGCATGACTTATTGAACCCATCTACGTCGTTGTATGACTCTGTCAATTATTCAAACACTACTGCCAACGAACTTCTGCATGCCCACATTCAATTTACTTTGCAACAGTGCCCCTCTCCTTAGCTTCCGAGTCCTCAAGGAAGCCTGGAAAACACTGGCGAAGATCATCAGCAAATTCCCATATAGCAATCTCTTTCGGTTCTCCTTGCCACTGAATTAAAAGCTTAGCTGCAGCCACATCACCCCGACGAACAAGCTTCCGATCAAGGATTGAATGAGGAAGACAAAGACCTTGCTGGCACTAGGGAGGCAACGTAGGAGACGCCTGAACACGAGCATAAGCAGGACGAAGTTCAGATACATGAAACATGTTGTGGATTAATGAATCGAAAAGAAGCTAGAGGCGGTATGCAATTGGTCCAATAATATCAGTCACAGCAAATGGACCAAAATATTTAGGATGGAGCTTTTGGTTGCCACGATGCATGGTCACCTGCCTATAGGGTTGTAATTTAACATAAACCTTATCACCTACGTTATATTGTCTGTCAGTCCGACCCTTATCAGCTAGAGCCTTCATACGATGTTGAGCCTTCTGCAAATTCTTCTGAAGAATGTTAATGGTGACCTCTCGTAGTTATAGCATGGTATCAACCTCAGCCACCAGAGAGTCCTTCAGAAAATAAAGGATATGAAGAAGGGCAGGGTATCCATATAAAGCTTCAAAGGGTGACATTTTAATAGCCGAATGGTGGCTGGTATTATACCAAAACTCAGCCAATGACAGTCAATGGAACCACGTATAGGGAAGGTCCCCTGCCATGCATCTCAAGTAACCTTCCAAGCATCGATTGACTACCTCAGTTTGCCTATCGATTTGTGGATGATATGCTGTCGAATACTACAAATGAACGCCTTGTAGCTTGAAGAGCTCCAGACAATATCTCCTAGGTTTGCTAGCCATTGAACTCCCAGAATAATATCATAACTATTCAAGGGTAATGTATAAGCATCAACCCAAAACACCTGGTcttgaatttttaattccaaTCCTTCACACAAAGCAGCACATCTCAACTCTTCTCCATTAGCAACCACTACTCTTACTCCATTCACCTTACTCAAAGTACATCCTACCTTACATGCCAACTGCCCATTcacaaaattatgtgtactgCGAGAATCAATAAGAATGTAAAACCATTTACCATATGTTCCCCTGACTCACATGGTTCTCGAGCCACCGATTCCTTGCAACGCCTGTAGTGAGAGTTGCATTAGACCTTGCTCTTCAGCCACAACCTCTAGTTCATCCAATTCATTAGAATCCTTTTCCACAAGGTCATTCAGTTGCAACATGAAAGTCTGTTTCCGTTTGCATTTATATTTGGGAGTGTATTTTTCATCACACCAAAAATAGATACCCTTAGCTCTTTTCTCGTCGAAATTTCTATTAGGACCAGCCTTATTATTAACAATAGAATTAGTTGAATTAATTGTCCGAGGTGGATTAGGTGCAGGTAGCAATCCAACATTAGTGAACGGTTTCTGCGGATATGTAGTAACGCTGTAGTGATAGGAAGAAGCCTTAGGTGCGGAGGGTACATAAGGCGTGCGATTCACTGGTTTCGGTTGATCCTTAATGGCTACCACCATTATCTCCTGTAGCTTGGCTAACGCATAAGCTTCTGACAATGTCTTTGGTCGGAACATTCTTACTGGCATTTGTAGAGTATCCACTAGACCAGACAAGAAGAAACTCAGTGCCTGATCTTCTTTGATTCCAACTCTAGGATAAAGCTCGTCCAATTCATTCAAATATTGCTGTAAGGATTCAACCTGCCTTAAATTCCTTAGATCAGCCAATGGATCATCATAGAAATAGTTTCCGAACCTAGCACGCATAGCAGTTGCATACTCCTCCCAATTTATCACCATATCAGTTCTAGATTTCATAAATCCTTGGTGCCACTGAATGGCGCATTCCTCCAAATGTAATGCTGCTACCTTTACTCGATCCTCATTCGAAGTACCATCCACGTCGAAGTAATATTCAACTTTGGTAATCCAGCTGTCAAAATGATCGCCGTCGAAATGCGAAAAATCTAGACGCGTCACCTTCTCCCAAGATGATCGCATTTCTGATGCTCCTCTAGAGTTacctttttcactttttttcgTAGCCAACTGTGATTGCGTAATGACTTCTGTTTGCTAAAGGCTCAATCTGCCTATTAGTTTCCTAATCTTATCAATTGATTCCTTCACGAATTCCTGTTGTCGCTTCTCAAATTCCGAAACTAAACTCGTAACCATCTGGCTAAACTCTCACCGCATCTCCTGTATTCTTGTACCGTCAGCCATTGCCAGGAGcgatgctctgataccaacgaTACAACTCAGTCTAATTCACACTAATACAGAAACACACAcaaaagaaggagaagaagataCAGAGAATTCTGAAAGAAAAGACAGTCACACGTTTTTCATTTTTCCACTTAAGCCAAAATGTTTGTAGTACAAAGCTCCTTCTTTATTTACATGGACAATTGCTACGACATCGTATTTACAAATCCATAAACGACAAACGACACCGCATGACTATTGACTTATTGAACCCATCTACATTGTCGTATGACTCTATCAATTATTCAAACACCACTGCCAACGAACTTCTGCACGCCTACATTCAGTTTACTCTGCAACACATTCCCATGTGCTCGAAAACCCTTTACGCATCTGGAATTGGCTTTGCATTTCCTGCATTAAACAATCACTCATCAGAATCAATGGATACATTGACTGAGATTGGCTGCACTACATGAAACAAGTTTTAATGAAAGTTCAAGATACCattgaaagggaaaaaaaaaactgagcaCCAGACAACAATGGCTAAGCAATATTTACTCAATCGTGTCTTGTACTGCTCTTTACTAGTAGACACTAGATCAGAAATTTCATTTTCTGAAGGCAGTCTAATTTGCAAAGCCTTTCCATCCATCCCACATGTATTGATCTGTTAGAGGAAAGTTAGATTATTAAAAACCATTGAAGACATAATTTAAACTCTCAATGAAAGTAAGACTCACCATTGCACCTTCACCAAGCAATAACTTGACATTCAGACGTCGTTGTGGCCTCTTCCAAGATCCTTCAGTTGCAGAAATTCTAACAGTAACCATTGATTCTTGAAGCTCAGCCAAATAGTGTGTCAATAGATATTGACCTTCAGTGAATCCATATCCATCACCATCATCTTCAAATAGAATACCTTTTGCTTTTCCTGCAAGTAAAAAGAACCGACTTATATAACAGCTAACAGAGAGCAGCAACATAATATCATTGCAAAAAGTTGGAAGAGTTAATCTTAAGTGGTTCTATTCATTTACTGAAAATATTGAATGCGTAAAAATACCATTTTCATCTAAAGCCACAAGAAGTGTCAAGTCATCTGATGGATCAGATTCACCAACATGCTGATAAGGAGGACCTACAGGTATGATAGATCCACCTTGCAAAAATAAAGCTGGTAAATCCTGAAATACccaaaaacaaccaaaataaaacaaagatcTAAAAACATCAAGAATTGTCAAGGAGTACGAGATAGTCcacaaaaaaatatacataaatttctCCAGAAATGCATACCGGATGtgaatcatcaaaatcaaaactttgcCAAATTCCATTCGGCAATGTACATTGCAACTTATCCAACCTCTGATCGGGCATAGAGCTAATCAACAAGAAATTTTGATGTTAGTATATTTAAAGTAAACCATAAAGTTCTCTAACTTAACCCCACTCTCAACAGCATATGGTTGCCATGCTAGTAGATAGCATCCAGTAGTAAAAGTTCAAACAGTTTCAATAtataaatccaaaattaaacGGATATTGAAGAATAAGAAGGAACTATTGCAAACTTCTGTGACACTGAAGGCCGTAACTTAAAAAGCAATCTTCAGCAGCAAATGAAAAAATGCATTTCAAAGTATGGAAAggtttaaagttaataaaatatatggtTAAACCTTAATGTGCTACAAATATATTCTAAaggataaagaaaattaaaattggaaattCAGACATACAAATACAACTATTGTTCTAGTGTCCACTATTACTGCATAGAAGAAAGCAAGTACCTTGCACAAACTAAAAGTGAACccaacaaaaatgaattttccAGCGTTCTCAAGCTGGGATCTTTTGGATCTGCACAAgtaataaatatgtttaaaatccAACATTAAAAGAGTAACATATTACATGAAGCACCTCAATGGAACCATATTAATCAAACTACATAAACCTACCAGCAAAAAAGGTAGGAGTTGCCACTGGAATGCCTGTTGTATGAGCGATATAAAAGAGAGTGTATATGTGTGGTAAAAGGCGGTAGCGCCTCTTTATGGCTAGGCGACAAACTTCTTCACACTGATCAACAGAACAGTAGTTAGTCTTACATATTAAGATTGGCAGTGGATTGAAAATCTAAACTGAAAGAGAATCATGGCTATTTTCacccaaataaataataatactattcTAGGTGACTACAAGCGAAGGATTCAGGCAGTGCTTTCtactcattttatataaattttttagccCAGCTCAATATTGTTGGACTACtctacataattttatttcccCAGCTCTTGGTTATGCCAATTCAGACGATGACTATATGGCACTAGCTCTGTTTCTCCCCTGGGAGATTGATTTCTTTTGAGGACAAGCAACATATATTTCAATCAAGAGTTTCAGAGAAGTGAAGCAACATGTTTGTCACCAAAATTACTGAGACATTTCTGCTCTGGCATCCTCTAGTTAAGGAATTACAATCTTCCCTCCTTTACTGTGATAACATAAATGTTATACAAGTTTTGAGTACTTTTGTTCAGTGAGCAAACCCATCACATCAAATCAGTTGCCCTTCAATTAGTCAGCATATTATCTTGCTTAAATATTCTAGCTACCCATCTCCTgaaagattttcaaaatatttaacacATTTTCAAGATTTCTTTCAGCAAAGGATTTTTCCTCCAAAGCATTTAAAGCAATAGTTCTGTATATAGTGAGGTCTACAAATGCTAATTTTCCGacatatatttgagttttttcaCAGATCaataatagttcaaaaataCATATTCTCAAAACTCTAATACGTAAGACTGCTGGCCTAGTTATTAATTGAAGTAACCAACACACTCAGTTTTGCAATCAGAAAGAAGATTATTATCAAATTGCTCTACAGAAAGACAAAGCTTTGGACATACCTCCTCACCAAAAGACCAGGGTTCATGGTCAGTTGTGCCTGCTCTAGAGTGCCCACGACAGAAAGGAAACATGGCACCTATACCCATCCACCGTCCAAAAAGTTTGGGCGTTGCGTTTCCAGCAAAACCACCAATATCAGGTCCTGAAAGTGGTTGACCACTCATTCCCTGAACACAAAGTAAGCCATATATTAGAGCATAGAAAATTACAATTCCACTTTCACAACATGCAGCTCTAAAATTTTTCTAAGTTGAGAAAGTACATTGTGCACAAATGGAGGAAAAGATAGATAAAGGCACAACTTTTAACAAAAGGCACAATATATTTAGTGCGTAAAACATGCTTCCTACAAACAGCAAAAACACCCAAATCTACTTACCAATTGAAGTACCATAGAAATAGACATATGAAGGTGCTCCCAAGTTGAAAGATTATCTCCTGTCCATGTTGCAGCATATCTATGGCTACCGACAAATCCAGCTCTGGTCAGAACAAAAGGACGCTTATTTTTATCAGCTAATTTCATGCCTTCATGTGTAGATCTTGCCATTAACATGCCATACACCTAATATCAGCAACCAATATCAAGAAATCAAGTTTTGAAATGTCTGGTGATATAGAAAGTACTAAGAAGTACAGccatcataaaaaaataatttattaagtgGATGGCTATCATTACACTGGCAAAACTTTTACTGGATTAAAGAGGATGTATTCAAGTTAAAATTGCCAAGAAAAGAAATGTACAGCATGTATCATAAAAGATACCAGACTAGAGTTGAAGACTATACATTGTGGTAGTGAGAATGATTCTGGCAACCTCCAAGTTCTTTATCTCCATCGTGAATGTTGCTCTCAGGCATTGTCTTAGTTACTGACTGCAAGAAGAATATAATGAAACCAGTACACAAATAGATAAAAGCCCATCAAGCAGAGGCAAATGTAAGATTTACCTTGAAAACAGCTGGCTCATTCATATCATTCCATATACCATCAACTCCACAAGAAACAAAATCCTTAACCAGACTTGCCCACCAAGAACGAGTTTTTGATTGTGTAAAGTCAGGAAAGACACAAGGACCAGGCCATACCTCCCCTGAAAGATAAACATAGGTAACTTTAACACCCTCAACCTGGACAAAGATTTAATACCAAATTAAGGAAATATACCAACAAAAGGTGTTCCGTCTGACGTTTTAATCCAGACATCATTTTTTGTTCCACTATCATACACAAAATAACCATCTTCATGCTTGATTCCAGGATCAAGCATCCAGATTGCTTTGAAGCCAATATGGTGCAGATCCTTTACCAAAGATTTTGGATCCGAGAAATGCTCCTGCAAGAAATCATTATAACACATTTCAGCTGTCAAAATGATACTTTTAGATTTGCCATTTCACCTAGATTTcctctttatttctttttattcttgcttaaaacatctatctatataataaaataaaataataatgaaaaaaccaCTGAAAGAAAATAACAACTATATAAGAAGGTTTATCAATTCCAAAAACGTATACCAATTGATTGCAGTTATCATCCATACCTTGTTGAAAGTAAAACAACGAAAACCATCCATATAGTCAATATCCATCCATATGACATCACATGGTATACCCTTCTTGCGAAATATTTTGCTAACCTACAGATACAAATTGGATCAATCAAGAGAAAATGTTCAAAAACAGAAGGGTTGGGCGAACAAACTTTAGACATAACAAAACTTAAAGTTGGTTTCTTCATAAATAACAGCAATCAGAAAGAGAACCTCATTTAGAGACTGCATTTGTCAATCTCGATCAGTAAGAACAAACAGATACCAACCTCAAGAACTCTCTGATCAGAATCATAACTCCAACGGCACTGGTGATAGCCTAAGGACCATTTTGGGGGCATAAATATGGTTCCTAATGAGAATGTCATCAATTATACAGCATTAGTCCCAATCATAATAACATCAAAGAACCAAAtaaaagaagattcaaaaagCTACCTAAGCATTAACCTATATGCCAAAAGGCAGCAATTCTCTACACGTGATAAGTGATGACAATGCAAAATTGAAGACAACTTTTTCACGACCATCACTACCCAGTTTAGCCTGAGAATGCTATCAATTTTACTCTAGACAGTAAATTACAGGCACACTCAAGGAAACAAGGTCATGCACAGATAAgaacttataaataataatataagcaaTGAATTTAAAGTAGTCAACCCATCGAGTGCAAATGCCACAATCAGAGACTTGGTGTTACTCAAACTTTTTAACCTGTCAAACTATTATTTGTTACTATAAATGAGCAGGAGACACCAAAACCCCCAAAATATAGGCACACAGACACACTGTATCTACTTTATCTAGAGAATCTGAGCTTTTGGACACACTCACACGTACAAATGCTGTTATACTTTGAGTATATTTGCATATGCTGACTAGAACATCCTATGTTTTTTACAGAATTGGAGGTTCAGGTTTTCATAAGTCTCCTGTGATTATCAAATTCAACCGGTCCTCCAGTGTTCAACAAAGCAAACTTTCAGTAAGACAACTGTCtcagaaacaaaattttaaatgacattgaacataataacaacaaaagaGTTAACTTGTGTTACACATGCGCCAATTAATAAATGGAAGTCATCATGGtatcataaaaaacatataaataaatatggaGCACTTGAAGAAATGAATGCCTGGATTGTCTAGGAGATTACCAGTTGCATGAGACAGGGAAACCAAAACAGCAGAGGGAGAAGTAAAAGGACCAAATGTAATCACGGGATATGGGGATGGAGCAATGAACTGTATAGTTGATTCTTTTCTCAGATCAATCTGCCAGCAAAGAATGGGGTGGTGGAccattaaaaatgtataaatatatgtaaatcaTAAAGTGTTGAAACAGTTTTACTTTTGTTGAAATACTATTAATCCCAAAAgcttaagaaaattgaaaagcaCCCAACAAAAGCAACTAAGCTCCTGACATCTTGGTCCATCAGGCTCTGATACTAGGTTGGGGCAATAATAAACTAAAGATCTTCACAAGTGGCAGGACACCCCACCTCACAACACCTTGTTGTGTCAGCAAGAACCCCCAATGCCTCTCCATTTGGAAGGACAGCAAGCACCCAGGGATGTGACTGGTACAAGGATGTAGTTCCAGGACCATAACCATATGCATTTGTATTCCACGTAAAAATCTACAGAAAAAGgaacatcaaatttttgagaGCAGAAATATGTTTTACTATTGGTATTTAAAAGAAGTTTAAAACAAAACTCACTCTTTTTCCCGTCCGTTCTAGCTGCCCACTGACTTCCCCAGTTCCATAAAACGAGGTACCAACAGGGAGCTAAACCAGAACCAAATCCACCAAATTAATGATGGTACAGAAAAACACATAACAAGTAACATAGGTTATACACATCACAAAAAGCATTTTAGGAGGTAAAATGAGTCAAAAGATAATACAGTAACTAACCTCAAGTTGCACAATCTGCTGGCCCATATGAGATTTATAGGTTGGGGCATATAAAGGGGCCTTATGAGTCATGATTGGCATGTCCCTATCCTTGTTATTTACAAAAGAAAGACTGGGATATGCTGCATCTCTATCATCCACAGAACAATCAAATCGGAAAACCCCATCCTCCAAGATAGGTTGAAAAATCATATCCCCTGAAACATCATCTGTGGTGATCACCTTCCCTTTGTAATCTGCCATTCTAGCTATCACTCTTCCACCGATTAATTTCTTGTTCAGTCTCCACTCTCTGCATGCCAATAATTAGTAGTGGgatttaagttaattttgtcTTTCTGTTAAGTATTGTTACAATAAATTGacttaattttgtaaatatgtgACTGCATGTGTCTTAATGGTGTGCTTACCTTTTTCCCTCACTAAACCAGAAGagttcatatttctttttctttaaattgaACATCAGCAAATAATTCCACATAATTGTCCCTCCAAATGTTAAGTATCatggtttatattatattatttgttagtAAAATCTTGAAAACAATAGTTTAACCATAATTATTATGTACTGTAATTCAGccgtttgattaaaattatctatttcacTGATTtatttacacaatttttttatagtatatatttttttaaatttttttccaaaccTTTTGGCAAATTAGTTATTTGGATAtcagaaatataaaataaaaaagaattttgtagccatattttgaacatataaaattgcaaaattctttataagaaaaaacaccatctaacaataacaaattaaaaaatgtactTGACAGGGTTGATCTGCAATTTGGTCTTGAAGCTGTAGCATGAAAACTTGAACCGAGGTTCTAAAAATATTTGCTTGATGGTACTTGATTTTGATTTGCATTATCAAGAAAGTGAACCGCTTCATcatcatattgaaaaataatttatcagcAATTAACATCTTCCAAAGAAATTTCATGCAATGCAtcttttgaaaacaaaaatggaaTACAACAAGAAGCCATTAACTAAAACAGAATCTAATACCAGAATATATtcacaagaaaaaaagaaaggaccACAAGTTTAAAGATATTGTAAATATCTGCAATTCATGCATACTGATAACCTCCGATTAGTATATTTAATATCAACAATAT belongs to Mangifera indica cultivar Alphonso chromosome 2, CATAS_Mindica_2.1, whole genome shotgun sequence and includes:
- the LOC123208443 gene encoding zinc finger CCCH domain-containing protein 14-like, which gives rise to MDFGGGRKRGRPDMALNGNGGMKKSKQEMESIPTGIGSKSKPCTKFFSTSGCPFGEGCHFLHYVPGGFKAVSQMLNLSGTPALSPAARNSQVPPSFPDGSSPPAVKTRLCNKYNTADGCKFGDKCHFAHGEWELGRPTAPSYEDPRSMGPMGGRMGGRVEHPPQSLGAAASFGASATAKISIDAKLAGAIIGKNGVNSKQICRLTGAKLSIRDHETDPNLRNIELEGTFDQIKQASAMVRELIVNVGSGSGPTMKSNSSAQSNNFKTKLCDNFAKGSCTFGDRCHFAHGAEELRKSVI
- the LOC123208594 gene encoding uncharacterized protein LOC123208594, whose product is MADYKGKVITTDDVSGDMIFQPILEDGVFRFDCSVDDRDAAYPSLSFVNNKDRDMPIMTHKAPLYAPTYKSHMGQQIVQLELPVGTSFYGTGEVSGQLERTGKRIFTWNTNAYGYGPGTTSLYQSHPWVLAVLPNGEALGVLADTTRCCEIDLRKESTIQFIAPSPYPVITFGPFTSPSAVLVSLSHATGTIFMPPKWSLGYHQCRWSYDSDQRVLEVSKIFRKKGIPCDVIWMDIDYMDGFRCFTFNKEHFSDPKSLVKDLHHIGFKAIWMLDPGIKHEDGYFVYDSGTKNDVWIKTSDGTPFVGEVWPGPCVFPDFTQSKTRSWWASLVKDFVSCGVDGIWNDMNEPAVFKSVTKTMPESNIHDGDKELGGCQNHSHYHNVYGMLMARSTHEGMKLADKNKRPFVLTRAGFVGSHRYAATWTGDNLSTWEHLHMSISMVLQLGMSGQPLSGPDIGGFAGNATPKLFGRWMGIGAMFPFCRGHSRAGTTDHEPWSFGEECEEVCRLAIKRRYRLLPHIYTLFYIAHTTGIPVATPTFFADPKDPSLRTLENSFLLGSLLVCASSMPDQRLDKLQCTLPNGIWQSFDFDDSHPDLPALFLQGGSIIPVGPPYQHVGESDPSDDLTLLVALDENGKAKGILFEDDGDGYGFTEGQYLLTHYLAELQESMVTVRISATEGSWKRPQRRLNVKLLLGEGAMINTCGMDGKALQIRLPSENEISDLVSTSKEQYKTRLSKYCLAIVVWKCKANSRCVKGFRAHGNVLQSKLNVGVQKFVGSGVLATKKSEKGNSRGASEMRSSWEKVTRLDFSHFDGDHFDSWITKVEYYFDVDGTSNEDRVKVAALHLEECAIQWHQGFMKSRTDMVINWEEYATAMRARFGNYFYDDPLADLRNLRQVESLQQYLNELDELYPRVGIKEDQALSFFLSGLVDTLQMPVRMFRPKTLSEAYALAKLQEIMVVAIKDQPKPVNRTPYVPSAPKASSYHYSVTTYPQKPFTNVGLLPAPNPPRTINSTNSIVNNKAGPNRNFDEKRAKGIYFWCDEKYTPKYKCKRKQTFMLQLNDLVEKDSNELDELEVVAEEQGLMQLSLQALQGIGGSRTITHNFVNGQLACKVGCTLSKVNGVRVVVANGEELRCAALCEGLELKIQDQCQQGLCLPHSILDRKLVRRGDVAAAKLLIQWQGEPKEIAIWEFADDLRQCFPGFLEDSEAKERGTVAKRDLVHDDVGEEKSLLLGLDIGGGLVLERKITMPKNNPTVFQIDSSIRALKVGAGSGGFSRLICIRVHPTFNLMHPTESFVSFTSVNGSKHEVWPESADQFFEGDLLPNGKWTLVDGRVGLGLVNRFNAEEVYKCYIHWGPARVNLELWSEERPVSKQSPLRICHEYEVINIV